Part of the Brassica oleracea var. oleracea cultivar TO1000 chromosome C8, BOL, whole genome shotgun sequence genome is shown below.
AATAATTCAAAATCGATTTAGGGTTATATATAAATTAAATTATTTACTTGTTTGCAATCATTTATATAAAGCCACGGGAGATAAAAAAGTTATCTTGAGAATACTGGCATTTCATCAGCCATAATGTCTTCGAGGAGAGGGTTGATTCTCAGCGACGGGAGCACTTGGAGCAGATCCAGCAGTATAACAATTGCAACAACAACAACACGTGATTCTGATTACAGACAGGATAATAGCAAAAACATCAGCTATTTCACATCAGTGTTCAAATTGGCTAAAGAAAAAGCAAGCAACATCAAATGGGTACATCTCAACATCAAAGAACTGTATCATTGTAGCTATCTAATGAAAATAGCTTATGCATAGGATATATGCATAAGATAATATATCTCAACACATTCCTATCAAATTTGTTAACAGCTTTCAGTCAACCAACCAACACAAATGGATGGAAAACTAAAAAGGAAACATAAGCAATTATATGTTAGTACAAAAAATTACCCAAGATGTGAAGGAAGACTAAATCCATTTTAATGAGTGAACCTGGAACAAATAAAGTCAAAACAACTTTGTACAGGATAAGGTAGAACACCTAGAACATATAAAAGTATGTTTGATGAAAGACAAAAATATTAGAGTGAAAGCAAAACAGTCCTCAAACCCATCATTTTTCATGGTTCCAACTTCCATTCTTGTGTGAGTCAGCTATATGACTCATATGGTTAGCTTGTGTTTTCTAGTCTTCATCATTCTCAAACTGCTTAAAACACGCTGCAACACAAAATCGATACAAAATAAAAAAACAATCACGTAAAATGGTTACGTGTGGAAAATATACTAATGAGAAAAGACGAACAACCTCGATGAAATCACGAGAAACGTTAACCAAAGTCGGTAAAGCTCTTGTACCGGCTTGAACATCAGCTTCAACTTTCAAATTCTCGAACCGGACTTCAATCTTGGGAACTTCCATACCAACTCTACAATGAATATTTTTAACATTAATAAAAAAGAAAACCTAAACATAGAAACAGAGAATCAAAAAAGATATCTATCGAGTTGTTTCTTGATAGCGGAGAGAAGCTTGTAATTATCCTGATCGCTAGTGGCAAGAGCTTGACGAACAACCATCTCACGATCCGAACGATCAAGCTTCCTTACGTCAATCGTCTGCACGACGTTCCCGTCTGCGTAACCAGAAGTTTGCGACCGATGCAGAGTCGCTAAATGGCTCCCTTGTCTCTGCGACGGTAACCGTCGGATCGCAGCCCATCTCAGATCTTCTTCATCCTGCTCCTCTGTCTCAGCATTCAACGGCCGCGCAAACGATTTTCCTCCCGTCTCGACGTCGATGTCGAAATACTCACTCCCATTGGAAGCAGCTACCATTGATTATTCTCTTCTTCTTCTCCGAGGTCGATCAAGATTTTGTTTTCTTCTTCTGCGATCTCTGAGAGATATTTTTCTGTTTATTTTGAGGTACGATGTTAAAACGTCACAAACTCAAATTAAAAATCAAACCCCCAAAGTTTCACTCCCTTCTCAAATTCGCCCCAACACTTTCTCCCTTGTCCTAGCAACTCAAGGAAGACTGATCAAGCGAGGATCAACCTCCGCCCTAGCCACACCTCCCGGCGCCTCCTTCGCCACCTCAACCTCACCTTTCCCAACCTCCACCGCCATGTCATCACCACCACCACCCCCGATCTTCTCCTCATCGTAATTAAGATCGCCTTCGTCCATCGCCGACGGATCCGGCTGCATCTCGTAATCCTCCATCCGAGCTGCCCCCTCCCACGTGTACTTCCCGCCGTGACCTGACTTCGGCGGCGGACGCCTGATCTGAGTCCCGTCGGAAGGGTGCCTTTCCATCCTTTGGACGCCTTTCTCCATCAGCTTCTTCTCGACTTGATTGATCGTGTCAGGGTTTCGAGTCTTTAGCTCGAGTTTATCGACAGCTTTCCGACATTCCTCGTCCCGGTGCTCAGATCGTAGATCAGATCGTGAAATGGAATCGAAGAAGAGGAAGAGGAAAGGGTTTCACGAACCATCTACGAAATTAGGGTTTGGAGAAAATGAGGAAGAGGGATCTAGCGTCGGTGAGGTGAAGGTTAGGATGCTTTCCATAGGTGGGATTGCTGGGCTACTAAGATTATCTTGACAGATCAGAAGTTATTCGATGCCCAATATCCAAAATCAGTTATGACGTGGCAAAACGTTATAACATGATTGGTTGATTTTTTGTACCTACGTGGACAGTCTGACTACTCCTCATATATCCATTTTAGTATTAGTTAGATAACTTTTACTATTTTAATTTTTTTTTATGGCGGGCAACGTCTCCATATTTTATTAACTTTTACTATTTTAATTAGGATTAGATTTTCTTAGTTTTTTTTTAGGTTTTTATATACCACAATTGCTATTATTAGAATACTAAAGCGACACAAATTTATTGTGTTATTACTAGAATAACTCATATTTTTCAAAAACTATTAGAATATTTTTCTGGTCGAAGTTACTATTTTTCATAGTTATATAAAACGGAATTACAAAAGTGCCCTTAATAATTGATCGTTAACAGACTTTAAAAAAAAAAAAAAAATCTGTGGGATATTAAGTCTGCTAACTAAATCGGTTTAGAAAATAAAATATGTCAAAAGAGGGGTGTCAGATCTTGTATATGTTTGGGCCTTGACTTGTTTTGATTGGGTGGTTTACAGGAAATTTGGGGAAGGATGAGGCGCTACAACACCACCACCTTTGATTTTGGAAAATATTTTGAGTCTCGGGCGAAATATAGAGCACGAAACGCGTTTGAGGTAAAGAAAAACTCTGATTATTCGTGGAATTGACGGATTTAGATTGGTTAATGAAACCTTGGGCCTATATTGGAATTGATTGATTTAAACCTTGGGCCTATATTGTTCAAACCTAAGGCTAGAAGCTGGAGAGTCTCTGTCTAGAGCAATTCGAAGTGCAAGAGAGTGGCAAAATGGACAGATTAAAGTGAAGCAGAAGAGAAGAAGTAAACTCCATAACCCAATTGCTGATACATGAACCATCCTTGGAACAGATGCGGCGTGGAATGCAGGCACAGGACAGGCGGGTTTAGGATGGGTTTTGACACAAACTGAAGCAACATCTAGTTTCTCTAAGATTGCAAAAAAAGTACCTTCCCCTTTGATGGCTGAAGGCTTGGCTCTCCGAGAAGCTCTACAGAAGAGGAAGGACTTGGGTATCAAGACTTTAAACGTGGAATCAGATTCCAAAAACCTCATCAACAGCATCCTCAACGACAACACAATCTCTGAGCTTTATGGGATAGTGGCTGATATTTTACTTCTATCTGGTTGTTTTGATTTTGTATCCTTTAGATGGATCTCTAGAGAAGCAAACTATGCAGTCGATTTAGTTGCAAAAACAGAGCTTTGGTGTTAATGAGGCCTTTATGACCTCCACCTATCTATGGATGAATGAATGAATGTGTGTTTCAAAAAAACACTTAAAAAAAAAAAAAATCTGAACCTTAGTCGTTTGTAAAAGAATCAAAAATCTATTTTCACATGACATGAGAAGCTGCAACGACGATTTGGTACATATATGAATGGCCGTGGATGTTATAAAGAGATCTAGTTTTGTAGGAGAATTTCTAGTTTTTAGTTGCTAGAAAATAAATCGAGGATCATAAGCTGATTCACGATCCAAAACAACTAAAGAAAAAAAAATACAATTAAATATCCAAGACATATCTTGAGAACAAGAAGATAAAAGGGGACAATTAAAGCGCAAGCAGGCGATGAAGAATATATATATAGTATAGTCAAAACAACAGTCTGGAGACCTCAATGAGACTCGCATCGATCAACATGTTGGAGGTCTTTAAAGCATCATCGATTCGACCAGCATTGAGATAAGCAGCGATCATTGTTTTGAAAACGGCAACGTCAACGACGCCGAAACCAAGACCAAGTGAAAGAGCAAAGAGGGACTCAGCTTCCGACAACATGC
Proteins encoded:
- the LOC106309221 gene encoding uncharacterized protein LOC106309221, yielding NPFLFLFFDSISRSDLRSEHRDEECRKAVDKLELKTRNPDTINQVEKKLMEKGVQRMERHPSDGTQIRRPPPKSGHGGKYTWEGAARMEDYEMQPDPSAMDEGDLNYDEEKIGGGGGDDMAVEVGKGEVEVAKEAPGGVARAEVDPRLISLP